A single window of Methanoregula sp. DNA harbors:
- the hemC gene encoding hydroxymethylbilane synthase: protein MSLKIGTRGSKLALAQADTVCRKLTAMGIGVEQVVITTQGDTNHGVPLHEIGGQGVFVRALDDAILDGEIDCAVHSMKDIPAIRPSGLVTAAILKRDSPADYITYTSALPVVRVIGTSSTRRRAQLLRHDPGITIKDLRGNIDTRLRKLNAGEYDAIILAEAGLVRLGIRVPGERLPIEKFVPSPNQGTIAVVSRADPSLVKTLAALDHPQSRTDVMIERAVMEQLGGGCFTPLGIYSCAGHLIAEVLSLDGSRTERIETDVLSIQKACDQGRILKRRAQDLIDDAYAKLRIVP from the coding sequence ATGTCTTTAAAAATCGGCACACGGGGCAGCAAGCTCGCGCTCGCACAGGCCGATACGGTCTGCAGGAAGCTTACTGCGATGGGGATCGGGGTAGAGCAGGTCGTCATCACCACTCAGGGCGACACAAACCATGGTGTACCGCTGCACGAGATTGGCGGACAGGGTGTATTTGTCCGGGCGCTTGATGATGCAATCCTTGATGGTGAGATTGACTGTGCAGTGCACAGCATGAAGGACATCCCTGCAATCCGTCCATCCGGTCTCGTCACCGCTGCCATCTTAAAACGGGATTCTCCTGCAGATTATATCACATACACCTCTGCACTACCGGTTGTGAGAGTGATTGGCACTTCAAGTACCCGGAGGCGGGCCCAGCTCCTCCGTCATGACCCTGGCATCACTATCAAAGACCTGCGGGGCAATATCGATACCCGGCTCCGAAAACTCAATGCCGGGGAGTACGATGCGATCATACTTGCAGAGGCCGGCCTGGTACGGCTTGGGATCCGGGTACCCGGTGAGCGCCTGCCAATAGAGAAGTTTGTCCCGTCCCCCAACCAGGGCACCATCGCAGTGGTAAGCCGGGCAGACCCTTCGCTTGTTAAGACACTTGCTGCGCTTGACCACCCGCAGTCCCGTACTGATGTAATGATCGAGCGCGCAGTCATGGAGCAGCTTGGTGGCGGATGTTTTACCCCGCTGGGAATTTACAGCTGCGCCGGCCACCTGATTGCTGAAGTGCTTTCCCTTGACGGCAGCCGTACAGAACGGATCGAAACGGATGTTTTGAGCATTCAAAAAGCGTGTGACCAGGGCCGGATACTAAAAAGGCGTGCACAGGATCTCATTGATGATGCGTACGCGAAGCTGAGGATTGTACCATGA
- the cobA gene encoding uroporphyrinogen-III C-methyltransferase: MTGKVYLVGSGPGAIGLLAQRARNVIDGADVVLYDQLPGEEILATLPEHAEKIDCGKYGGKHTLEQDEIEALMIDRAQRGKVVIRLKGGDPFMFGRGGEELETLRAAGIEVEMVPGISSALAVPASVGIPLTHRSYASQVTILTGHEDPTKPEPALDWKLLAQSRGTIVILMGVANLKKIAFALVKNGRSKKTPVAIIERGLRTDHRVTTGTLDTIATKAKKTGVRPPAVIVIGDVVKLYDPNAPDLIPVGEE, translated from the coding sequence ATGACCGGCAAAGTCTATCTTGTAGGTTCAGGACCCGGTGCCATAGGGCTCCTTGCACAACGGGCCCGGAACGTGATCGATGGTGCCGATGTAGTGCTCTATGACCAGCTGCCCGGAGAGGAGATCCTCGCCACCCTGCCGGAACATGCAGAGAAGATTGATTGCGGGAAATATGGTGGGAAGCACACGCTCGAACAGGATGAGATCGAGGCGCTGATGATCGACCGCGCACAACGGGGCAAGGTCGTTATCCGGCTTAAAGGAGGCGATCCTTTTATGTTTGGGAGGGGAGGAGAAGAACTGGAAACATTACGGGCTGCCGGCATCGAAGTTGAAATGGTACCGGGAATTTCCAGTGCCCTTGCAGTTCCCGCATCTGTGGGCATCCCGCTCACCCACCGGAGCTATGCATCTCAGGTGACTATCCTTACCGGGCACGAAGACCCGACCAAACCAGAACCGGCGCTTGACTGGAAACTCCTTGCGCAGAGCCGTGGTACAATCGTGATCCTGATGGGGGTTGCAAATCTTAAAAAAATTGCATTCGCCCTGGTGAAGAATGGCAGGAGCAAAAAAACCCCGGTTGCCATTATCGAGCGTGGCCTGCGCACGGATCACCGGGTGACAACCGGCACGCTCGATACAATCGCAACAAAAGCCAAAAAAACCGGAGTCAGACCACCTGCCGTTATTGTGATCGGTGATGTGGTAAAGTTATATGATCCAAACGCGCCGGATTTAATACCGGTTGGTGAGGAATGA
- a CDS encoding phosphate-starvation-inducible PsiE family protein translates to MLELVDKFERIVYAVLMLLLMVVLLFAIGELCYLLISSLTNPPPMLLENHELTNVLGVFLLILIGIELLDTIKAYFLENAIHFEIVILLAIVAIARKVILLDPASAPNPEFIGMELIGIGVVVLGLAGAYFLIKKAGGIVVGGHVEGKPPV, encoded by the coding sequence ATGCTGGAACTTGTCGATAAATTTGAACGAATCGTTTATGCAGTCCTGATGCTCCTGCTCATGGTCGTGCTCCTGTTCGCCATCGGGGAATTGTGTTATCTTCTTATTTCAAGCCTGACAAACCCTCCTCCCATGCTGCTCGAAAACCACGAGCTAACGAATGTTCTTGGGGTATTCCTGCTGATACTGATTGGAATTGAACTGCTCGATACCATCAAGGCGTATTTTTTGGAGAATGCAATCCATTTCGAGATCGTCATCCTGCTGGCAATTGTCGCCATTGCCCGTAAGGTGATCCTGCTCGACCCCGCTTCAGCACCGAACCCGGAATTTATTGGCATGGAACTCATTGGAATCGGAGTTGTGGTACTCGGCCTTGCCGGAGCATATTTCCTCATTAAGAAAGCCGGGGGAATTGTGGTTGGCGGGCATGTGGAAGGGAAGCCCCCCGTCTGA
- a CDS encoding methyltransferase domain-containing protein, producing MSISKLPGGPTQDEVMAVTLLKLGLRDRDLMLDIGCGTGKVSIAAAKRSIHVVAVDRRAEAIRFARKEAMKEGMETIEFTCIGAYDFLANDNRIFDCAFIGGSHGIGEFLPVLAKRVRRSIVINAVMVSTLETAVRAMQDLGIFSEVIHVQIARSHNIAGSIMFKPIDPIYVIVGKGAAC from the coding sequence ATGAGCATATCGAAGCTACCGGGCGGTCCGACACAGGATGAAGTGATGGCTGTAACGCTTCTTAAGCTCGGTCTGCGTGATAGGGATCTGATGCTGGATATCGGTTGCGGTACCGGGAAGGTTTCGATCGCCGCTGCAAAAAGGAGCATTCATGTCGTCGCTGTTGACCGGAGGGCTGAAGCGATCCGGTTCGCCCGAAAAGAAGCGATGAAAGAAGGCATGGAAACGATTGAATTTACCTGCATCGGGGCATATGATTTTCTTGCAAACGACAACCGCATATTCGACTGTGCATTTATCGGAGGCTCTCACGGCATTGGTGAATTTTTACCGGTGCTCGCAAAACGGGTCCGTCGCAGTATCGTCATAAACGCGGTAATGGTCTCAACACTGGAGACGGCGGTACGTGCAATGCAGGATCTTGGGATATTTTCCGAAGTCATCCATGTCCAGATCGCACGCTCGCACAATATCGCAGGGAGCATCATGTTCAAACCCATCGATCCGATCTATGTGATTGTCGGAAAAGGTGCGGCATGCTGA
- a CDS encoding cobalt-factor II C(20)-methyltransferase, with product MLIGLGLGPGNPELLTLRAVRLIKEADAVFVPGRIAYDLIRPYREPVMLDFPMTDDETRITVSICENAALIAQAAKTGCAVFGILGDPNFFSTFTRLCDVMKEKYPEVECRTEPGISAITAFAAAANLSLSQGFIVSDGGIPDTRILLKVRRPKKRAAELQKEGYRTFVLVERMFFPDMKVYRDGDLPERSDYLSVMYARR from the coding sequence ATGCTGATCGGACTGGGACTTGGCCCGGGAAACCCGGAACTCCTTACATTGCGGGCAGTCCGCCTCATAAAAGAAGCGGATGCAGTTTTTGTACCCGGCCGGATTGCATATGACCTTATCAGACCTTACCGTGAACCGGTTATGCTCGATTTTCCGATGACTGATGACGAAACCCGTATCACGGTAAGCATTTGTGAAAATGCCGCATTGATTGCTCAGGCGGCAAAGACGGGTTGCGCAGTGTTTGGCATCCTTGGAGACCCCAACTTTTTCTCAACCTTCACCCGGCTCTGTGACGTTATGAAAGAAAAATATCCCGAGGTGGAATGCCGTACTGAACCGGGTATTTCTGCAATCACCGCATTTGCGGCAGCAGCAAATCTTTCCCTCTCCCAGGGGTTCATTGTCTCCGATGGCGGTATTCCTGACACTCGTATTCTTTTAAAAGTACGACGCCCAAAGAAACGTGCTGCAGAACTGCAAAAAGAAGGCTATCGCACATTCGTGCTGGTCGAACGGATGTTTTTCCCTGATATGAAGGTTTACCGTGACGGGGATTTGCCGGAGAGAAGCGACTATCTCAGTGTCATGTATGCGAGGCGGTAA
- the cobM gene encoding precorrin-4 C(11)-methyltransferase: MAHQKEPVVYFVGAGPGDPELITVKGKNLLERADVLIYAGSLVNPKLVDQSDAPVRIDSWGMKLEEIVMVMEQHAKSGKTVVRLHSGDPSLFGAIIEQMAELKHRGVTAKIVPGVSSLFAAAAALQIELVLNGITDALVITRPAGKTLEQDHISELSGSGATMAVFLGTDRFEEVTKKFTCPPDTPAAVVYHASWDDQKLIRGTVGDIAQKAKDAGITKTALLIIGHVVDPQNQFRRSHLYS, translated from the coding sequence ATGGCGCATCAAAAAGAGCCGGTCGTTTATTTTGTTGGTGCCGGGCCCGGAGATCCCGAATTAATCACAGTCAAAGGTAAGAATCTTCTTGAGCGGGCTGACGTACTGATCTATGCCGGGTCACTGGTGAATCCTAAACTCGTAGATCAGTCAGATGCACCCGTCCGTATTGACAGCTGGGGAATGAAGCTCGAAGAGATCGTCATGGTAATGGAACAGCACGCAAAATCCGGCAAGACCGTTGTCCGGCTCCATTCGGGTGATCCCTCTCTCTTTGGCGCAATTATCGAGCAGATGGCAGAACTGAAACACAGGGGTGTCACCGCAAAGATTGTCCCTGGTGTTTCCTCGCTGTTTGCTGCAGCCGCGGCGCTCCAGATCGAACTGGTGCTCAATGGAATCACTGATGCACTGGTAATTACCCGCCCTGCCGGAAAGACCCTTGAACAAGACCACATTTCGGAGCTTTCGGGATCCGGTGCAACGATGGCAGTATTTCTGGGCACCGATCGTTTTGAGGAAGTCACCAAAAAGTTCACCTGTCCGCCCGATACCCCGGCCGCAGTGGTCTATCATGCATCATGGGATGACCAGAAACTTATCCGGGGAACTGTTGGTGACATCGCACAAAAAGCAAAAGATGCCGGTATCACAAAGACTGCATTGTTGATTATCGGACATGTTGTCGACCCGCAGAATCAGTTCAGGAGGTCGCATCTTTATTCATGA
- the cbiG gene encoding cobalt-precorrin 5A hydrolase, with translation MTGTVVIAFPRSFPQARRIAEHLNATLLPYDAEVFARTFESAQRIVALMAAGIVVRSIAPLLEDKWVDPAVVVVSPDLSYSIPLIGGHHGANELAKELAVLGIRPVITTATESTGRESVEMMAKRSGCDIVNRDSTRTVNAAIIDENVPVLAVRGPAVVIAGTRVSVLFNKGTYTVGIGCRKGIKKEEVLAAIRQALDTCRISPHEVFAYATTAKKYSETGLTEAIASIPAGLIFLDDEIINAQPLRSPSRAGRIGLPGVAEPCALALSKHKELLMEKTVFGRVTIAIAR, from the coding sequence ATGACCGGGACTGTTGTCATCGCGTTTCCACGGTCATTTCCGCAGGCACGGCGGATTGCAGAACATCTCAATGCAACTTTGCTTCCGTACGATGCCGAGGTCTTTGCACGGACTTTTGAATCGGCGCAGCGGATCGTCGCGTTGATGGCCGCAGGTATTGTGGTTCGTTCAATCGCTCCTTTACTGGAAGATAAGTGGGTGGATCCCGCAGTAGTTGTGGTGAGCCCGGACCTTTCCTACTCTATCCCCCTTATTGGCGGGCACCATGGGGCCAACGAGCTTGCAAAGGAGCTTGCTGTTCTGGGCATCAGACCGGTCATCACAACAGCTACTGAAAGCACAGGCAGGGAATCGGTTGAGATGATGGCAAAAAGATCTGGTTGCGATATTGTTAACCGTGATTCCACCCGCACGGTCAATGCTGCAATTATTGATGAAAACGTGCCCGTACTTGCTGTCAGGGGGCCGGCAGTAGTGATTGCCGGCACACGCGTTTCAGTTCTTTTCAACAAAGGAACATATACCGTTGGTATAGGGTGCCGGAAGGGAATAAAAAAAGAAGAAGTGCTTGCCGCGATCCGGCAGGCACTGGATACATGCAGGATTTCTCCTCATGAGGTATTTGCATACGCAACAACAGCAAAGAAATATTCTGAAACCGGGCTTACCGAAGCGATCGCATCAATTCCAGCCGGATTGATATTTCTTGATGATGAAATCATTAACGCGCAACCCCTGCGATCGCCATCAAGGGCAGGGAGGATCGGGCTGCCGGGTGTTGCAGAACCCTGTGCCCTTGCCCTCTCAAAACACAAGGAACTTCTCATGGAAAAAACTGTATTCGGGAGGGTGACCATTGCGATTGCCCGATAA
- the cobJ gene encoding precorrin-3B C(17)-methyltransferase → MRLPDNQKGSLAIVGIGPGSRDQMTARALKVIAGAEIIIGNDTYLDQLEPLLAGKNVIRSSMGKEVERAKTAIKMAQKRRVVMVSGGDAGVYGMAGIVLEVLEHEKIAIPVDIVPGVTAATAAASLVGSPLSGDFAVISLSDLLTPFEVIEKRLEAVFSVGIPVVLYNPRSRGRPHNFSAAVAIARKYLVEHTPVALVRNAFREGEEITITTLGEIEPYCDVVDMHTTVIIGGAESRIWRMGQNVKGIITPRGYHRKYVY, encoded by the coding sequence TTGCGATTGCCCGATAACCAGAAAGGTTCTCTCGCGATTGTGGGGATAGGGCCCGGGAGCCGTGACCAGATGACTGCACGGGCACTCAAGGTGATTGCTGGAGCGGAGATCATCATTGGCAATGACACGTACCTTGACCAGCTCGAACCCCTTCTGGCAGGAAAAAATGTTATCCGCAGTTCGATGGGAAAGGAGGTCGAGCGTGCCAAAACCGCCATTAAAATGGCACAGAAGCGCCGTGTCGTGATGGTCTCCGGTGGCGATGCCGGGGTGTATGGGATGGCGGGTATCGTTCTTGAGGTTCTTGAACACGAGAAGATTGCAATTCCGGTCGATATCGTGCCGGGTGTGACTGCTGCCACGGCTGCAGCATCACTGGTCGGCTCACCTCTATCCGGGGATTTTGCAGTTATCAGCCTCTCGGATCTTCTGACCCCCTTTGAAGTCATCGAGAAAAGACTTGAAGCTGTTTTCTCAGTTGGGATCCCGGTAGTCCTCTACAATCCCAGAAGCCGCGGCAGACCGCATAACTTTTCTGCAGCTGTTGCCATTGCACGAAAATACCTTGTGGAACATACACCGGTAGCCCTTGTCAGGAATGCATTCCGGGAGGGAGAGGAGATCACCATCACAACGCTTGGTGAAATTGAACCGTACTGTGATGTTGTGGATATGCACACCACGGTCATCATTGGCGGTGCAGAGAGCAGGATCTGGAGGATGGGACAGAATGTCAAAGGAATCATCACGCCACGGGGATACCACCGGAAGTACGTATACTGA
- a CDS encoding precorrin-8X methylmutase has translation MSKESSRHGDTTGSTYTDPGAETREAYEISKKSRMLARSVIGNKSPEDRIRQRCSIAVGDFSFAPLMRFCHKPVESVRSALEKNALIITDIRMVQAGIQKKGHCSEVICALDYGTDLAIEREITRTSAGFFSLENRITGSIIVIGNAPSALLAVIDMVGRGIRPAVIIGTPVGFVNAAESKELLRTLPVPSISNEGTRGGTPVAVAAINECITIYSEGTTHAGSGHRV, from the coding sequence ATGTCAAAGGAATCATCACGCCACGGGGATACCACCGGAAGTACGTATACTGATCCGGGCGCGGAAACGCGCGAAGCATACGAGATCTCAAAAAAATCACGGATGCTGGCAAGGTCGGTGATCGGTAACAAATCACCAGAAGACCGGATCCGGCAACGGTGCTCGATTGCGGTTGGGGATTTTTCTTTTGCCCCGCTCATGCGGTTCTGCCATAAACCTGTTGAATCTGTTCGCTCTGCGCTCGAAAAAAATGCTTTGATTATCACCGATATCAGGATGGTGCAGGCAGGAATTCAGAAAAAAGGGCATTGTTCCGAAGTGATCTGTGCGCTTGATTACGGAACAGATCTTGCTATTGAACGGGAGATCACCCGGACATCAGCCGGATTTTTCTCTCTGGAGAATCGCATCACTGGTTCAATTATTGTTATCGGTAACGCTCCATCTGCCCTCCTTGCTGTAATCGATATGGTCGGGCGGGGAATACGGCCGGCGGTGATCATAGGTACCCCGGTAGGTTTTGTAAACGCTGCGGAATCAAAAGAATTACTCCGGACACTCCCCGTCCCCTCCATTTCAAATGAGGGGACACGAGGTGGAACACCGGTGGCAGTGGCTGCAATAAACGAGTGCATCACGATATATTCAGAGGGAACAACGCATGCGGGATCCGGTCACCGGGTTTGA
- a CDS encoding cobalt-precorrin-5B (C(1))-methyltransferase, which translates to MRDPVTGFEYPKEWQDKCRSKKKLGDVKKGLAVLTSSGVVLRRGFTTGTTAAAACKAAVLSLQSDVSSVQITVPCGLIVEVPVTAKGGRASAKKFSGDYPTDATAGCEFIALAKKKEIGIGLVPGRGIGTFARTTPRFSKGTPAINPLPLTCILQSIQEALDQTGFSGITITLSVPKGTEVAKRTLNSRVGVKGGISILGTTGLVEPWDDHLAESMMDRISKSGNIVLTTGRTGLRYARLRYPDHDIVLVGSKIGDALSVARVPVILFGLPALILKFLKPDILNGTGFLTVEELGASPRFGDMTKAILLSCRKTYPAVHVVIVNRDGEIIGETP; encoded by the coding sequence ATGCGGGATCCGGTCACCGGGTTTGAATACCCAAAAGAATGGCAGGATAAGTGCCGGTCAAAGAAGAAACTTGGGGATGTAAAAAAGGGACTGGCTGTCCTGACATCTTCAGGAGTGGTCCTGCGCCGCGGATTCACAACCGGGACAACCGCAGCCGCTGCATGTAAAGCTGCTGTTCTCTCGCTTCAATCGGATGTTTCATCAGTTCAAATCACCGTGCCCTGCGGATTGATTGTGGAAGTTCCCGTCACTGCGAAGGGGGGGCGGGCGAGCGCGAAAAAATTTTCCGGGGATTATCCCACAGATGCAACGGCTGGTTGTGAATTTATTGCCCTTGCAAAAAAAAAGGAAATCGGTATCGGACTTGTGCCCGGGAGAGGGATTGGGACGTTTGCCCGCACCACACCCCGTTTCTCTAAGGGTACACCTGCGATAAACCCGCTTCCCCTTACCTGCATCCTCCAGTCAATTCAGGAAGCGCTCGATCAAACCGGGTTTTCGGGTATCACCATTACCTTATCCGTCCCAAAAGGGACAGAAGTAGCAAAAAGGACACTCAACTCCCGCGTTGGTGTAAAAGGAGGGATCTCGATTCTCGGCACCACAGGTCTTGTAGAACCCTGGGACGACCACCTGGCCGAATCCATGATGGACCGGATCTCAAAATCCGGAAATATTGTCCTGACCACCGGTCGGACCGGGCTCCGGTACGCCCGCCTGAGGTACCCGGATCATGATATCGTTTTGGTTGGTTCAAAGATCGGTGATGCGTTATCTGTTGCCCGTGTTCCGGTGATACTGTTCGGACTGCCTGCCCTGATCCTCAAATTCCTCAAACCGGATATTCTCAATGGTACAGGATTTTTAACAGTAGAAGAACTGGGAGCCTCACCCCGTTTCGGCGATATGACAAAGGCTATTCTTTTATCCTGCAGGAAAACCTATCCGGCTGTTCACGTGGTGATTGTGAACAGGGATGGAGAGATTATCGGAGAGACTCCATGA
- a CDS encoding cobalt-precorrin-7 (C(5))-methyltransferase → MKIVGVGCGPGLLTEEAIQVIRSATLIYGSDRAIEICRPFIPPGCMVKTIDDFKALHTLPDDAVVLSTGDPMLAGLGYLKGDVVPGISSLQVAAARLRIPLARIVPVVAHGTGHDKGMNDTLDEVLCKKIVFLIADPKFDTLELYRKLQALNIPMKVAVCENLGYPDERILVDTLESPPPVTSAMYSLMIGDF, encoded by the coding sequence ATGAAGATCGTTGGTGTTGGCTGTGGTCCCGGTTTACTCACGGAAGAAGCAATACAGGTTATCCGGTCAGCAACCCTGATCTATGGATCGGACCGGGCAATTGAGATCTGCCGTCCGTTCATACCTCCGGGCTGCATGGTCAAAACCATTGACGACTTTAAAGCGCTGCACACGCTCCCGGATGACGCGGTTGTCCTCTCTACGGGGGACCCTATGCTTGCCGGACTCGGATATCTCAAGGGCGACGTGGTACCGGGGATTTCATCCCTTCAGGTTGCCGCGGCACGGTTGAGGATCCCGCTGGCACGGATCGTTCCTGTTGTAGCCCATGGTACCGGCCACGACAAGGGAATGAACGACACCCTTGACGAAGTGCTATGTAAAAAGATCGTCTTTCTCATCGCTGATCCAAAATTTGATACTTTGGAACTGTACAGAAAGCTCCAGGCACTAAATATTCCGATGAAGGTGGCAGTCTGTGAAAACCTCGGCTATCCGGATGAGAGAATTTTAGTAGATACTCTCGAATCTCCACCGCCGGTTACTTCAGCTATGTATTCGCTTATGATCGGTGACTTTTGA
- a CDS encoding ion transporter has translation MSEHLKAKHGSRYDRLQGRVYFLLESPAKENTARKIVIYFIAGMILLNVAAVILETENKIFIEYAPYFHLIDFVCVVVFSIEYVLRVWCCVRNPAYSLPVTGRLHYMMSPLALIDLLAITPFYLPFIIPVELRLLRLLRLLRIFRVLKLGRYSNAFDTFAAVLKEKKEEIVIAVIMASLVLVLSSSAMYFVEHEAQPEKFSSIPGSMWWGVETLTTVGYGDVYPVTAAGRVISAIVALSSIGLFALPAAILASGFVESIKKRHAKHSTTIIICPRCKEEIDLHPDMVPGISNNDVEAAPHSHTKKRMD, from the coding sequence ATGAGTGAACATTTAAAAGCCAAGCACGGCAGCAGGTATGACCGGTTACAGGGGCGGGTCTATTTCCTTCTCGAATCACCGGCAAAAGAGAACACAGCCCGAAAGATCGTCATCTATTTTATCGCAGGAATGATCCTGCTTAATGTCGCTGCAGTGATCCTTGAAACAGAAAATAAAATATTCATTGAGTATGCACCATATTTCCATCTTATCGACTTTGTTTGTGTCGTGGTATTTTCAATTGAATATGTTCTCAGGGTCTGGTGCTGTGTCAGGAACCCGGCCTATTCTCTTCCGGTAACTGGCCGTTTGCACTACATGATGTCGCCGCTGGCGCTTATTGACCTGCTTGCGATCACGCCCTTTTACCTCCCGTTTATAATTCCGGTTGAACTCCGGTTGCTGAGGTTATTGCGCCTGTTAAGGATATTCCGGGTTCTCAAGCTTGGCAGGTATTCAAATGCCTTTGATACATTCGCAGCTGTCCTTAAGGAGAAAAAAGAGGAGATTGTCATTGCCGTGATCATGGCATCGCTTGTTCTCGTCCTCTCTTCAAGCGCCATGTATTTTGTTGAGCATGAAGCCCAGCCGGAAAAATTTTCCAGTATTCCAGGCTCGATGTGGTGGGGGGTAGAAACGCTTACAACTGTCGGGTACGGGGATGTATATCCGGTCACAGCAGCCGGAAGAGTGATCAGTGCCATTGTTGCGCTCTCTTCAATCGGCCTGTTTGCCCTCCCTGCAGCCATCCTTGCTTCCGGGTTTGTAGAGAGCATCAAAAAACGGCATGCAAAACACAGCACTACTATAATCATTTGTCCCAGATGCAAGGAGGAGATTGACCTGCACCCTGATATGGTTCCGGGTATCTCCAATAATGATGTGGAAGCAGCGCCGCACAGTCATACCAAAAAAAGGATGGATTGA